In the Corynebacterium suedekumii genome, one interval contains:
- a CDS encoding siderophore-interacting protein, which translates to MNNPAKPVRRALEARVTDKVQLSPDLIRLTFSAPGLKGRDLPHTDHYIKLLFVPEEADYSWPYDLPEIRETLPRTLHPVTRTYTLRRVDTTSGDIEVDFVTHGTEGLAGPWAQDATVGDVIPFVGPGGAWHPDEDYGHFVFAGDESAAPAIAAGVEKLPAGATADVYVEISTTGAEFLMPRREGVTMHWVHREGATHGTALSQAVRDAGIPEQRTSWFIHGVAEMIKELRRFLFVDGGVDKKDVSISGYWRLGMTEDQWQSSKRDFVTELEELEALEAAEEAEVAGDADTN; encoded by the coding sequence ATGAACAACCCCGCGAAGCCCGTCCGTCGTGCCCTCGAGGCCCGGGTCACCGACAAGGTCCAGCTCTCCCCGGACCTCATCCGACTGACCTTCAGCGCCCCCGGTCTCAAGGGCCGCGACCTGCCGCACACGGACCACTACATCAAGCTGCTGTTCGTGCCGGAGGAGGCCGACTACTCCTGGCCGTACGACCTGCCGGAGATCCGGGAGACCTTGCCCCGCACCCTCCACCCGGTGACCAGGACGTACACGCTGCGCCGGGTGGACACGACCTCGGGGGACATCGAGGTCGACTTCGTCACCCACGGCACCGAGGGCCTGGCCGGACCGTGGGCACAGGATGCCACGGTCGGTGACGTCATCCCCTTCGTCGGCCCAGGTGGTGCCTGGCACCCGGACGAGGATTACGGGCACTTCGTGTTCGCGGGCGATGAATCGGCAGCACCGGCGATCGCGGCGGGCGTCGAGAAGCTCCCGGCCGGCGCCACCGCGGACGTGTACGTGGAGATCTCCACCACCGGCGCCGAGTTTCTCATGCCGCGCCGTGAGGGCGTGACCATGCACTGGGTCCACCGGGAGGGGGCTACGCACGGCACCGCGCTGTCGCAGGCGGTGCGCGACGCCGGCATCCCCGAGCAGCGGACCAGCTGGTTCATCCACGGCGTGGCCGAGATGATCAAGGAGCTGCGTCGCTTCCTCTTCGTCGACGGCGGGGTGGACAAGAAGGACGTGTCCATCTCCGGCTACTGGCGCCTCGGGATGACCGAGGACCAGTGGCAGTCCTCGAAGCGTGACTTCGTCACTGAGCTTGAGGAGCTTGAGGCGCTCGAGGCCGCCGAAGAAGCCGAGGTTGCCGGGGACGCCGACACCAATTAA
- a CDS encoding DHA2 family efflux MFS transporter permease subunit translates to MTSPMDNSASTVLPKPQAWRALAALCLGFFMILVDQTIIAVATPALQRELGASLNQVVWVTSIYLLCIVVPLFFTGRLGDRFGQRTVYQVGIAVFTLAAVAGAFAPSIEVLIATRAVQGLGAAILTPQTMSVINRVFAREHRGAALGVWGAVGSVASLVGPVLGGFIVGTVGWQGIFLLHVPVGITALILAGLWVPRLPTYARRIDAPSVAVSILGMTALVFAIQQGPEFGWPAWSVALLLSGLVLIALFIRLQATATRRGSEPLVPLEIFRNRNYSIGTFSIAMMGFTVSSMMLPIMVWLQEGRGLTSGQAGLMMVPMAVVAMIGSPIVGPLADRYHPRIMSMIGFGTVTGALLLAWAIMRIDAPVTLFLLPIALFGLGSAFVWAPNSATAMRDVDIAHMGAASGVYNTTRQTGAVLGAAAVGAAMQVGAEQLGVVDGMANALLLPSLALFLGFLSVAFFRRTSPSPPVAGERARG, encoded by the coding sequence ATGACCAGCCCCATGGACAACTCCGCCTCCACGGTGCTCCCGAAGCCCCAGGCCTGGCGCGCGCTCGCGGCCCTGTGCCTGGGGTTCTTCATGATCCTCGTCGATCAGACGATCATCGCGGTGGCCACCCCGGCGCTGCAGCGTGAGCTCGGCGCCAGCCTCAACCAGGTGGTGTGGGTGACGTCGATCTACCTATTGTGCATCGTGGTGCCGTTGTTCTTCACCGGTCGGCTGGGTGACCGCTTCGGTCAGCGCACGGTCTATCAGGTCGGGATCGCGGTGTTCACGTTGGCGGCGGTGGCGGGCGCGTTCGCCCCGAGCATCGAGGTGCTCATCGCCACCCGTGCGGTGCAGGGGCTGGGGGCGGCGATCCTCACCCCGCAGACGATGAGCGTGATCAACCGTGTCTTCGCCCGGGAGCACCGCGGTGCCGCGCTCGGCGTGTGGGGTGCGGTCGGCTCGGTGGCCAGCCTCGTCGGCCCGGTCCTCGGCGGATTCATCGTGGGCACCGTCGGTTGGCAGGGCATCTTCCTGCTGCATGTGCCGGTCGGCATCACGGCCCTCATCCTCGCCGGCCTGTGGGTGCCACGCCTGCCCACCTACGCCCGGCGTATCGACGCCCCCTCCGTCGCCGTCTCCATCCTCGGCATGACCGCACTCGTCTTCGCCATCCAGCAGGGCCCGGAGTTCGGCTGGCCCGCCTGGTCGGTGGCGCTCCTGCTCAGCGGCCTGGTCCTCATCGCGCTGTTCATCCGGCTGCAGGCGACGGCCACCCGGCGGGGGAGTGAACCCCTGGTGCCGCTGGAGATCTTCCGCAACCGCAACTACTCCATCGGCACGTTCTCCATCGCGATGATGGGTTTCACCGTCTCGTCGATGATGTTGCCGATCATGGTGTGGCTGCAGGAGGGCCGCGGCCTCACCTCCGGCCAGGCGGGTCTGATGATGGTGCCCATGGCGGTCGTCGCCATGATCGGTTCCCCCATTGTCGGCCCCCTCGCCGACCGCTACCACCCGCGCATCATGTCCATGATCGGCTTCGGCACCGTCACCGGCGCCCTCCTCCTGGCCTGGGCGATCATGCGTATCGACGCCCCCGTGACTCTCTTCCTCCTCCCCATCGCCCTCTTCGGGCTGGGCAGCGCCTTCGTGTGGGCACCGAACTCCGCCACCGCGATGCGCGATGTCGACATTGCCCACATGGGTGCCGCGTCCGGGGTGTACAACACCACCCGCCAGACCGGCGCGGTCCTCGGTGCCGCGGCCGTCGGCGCCGCCATGCAGGTGGGTGCGGAGCAGCTCGGGGTGGTCGACGGCATGGCCAACGCGCTGCTGCTGCCCAGCCTGGCACTGTTCCTCGGTTTCCTCTCCGTGGCCTTCTTCCGCCGCACCTCTCCGTCCCCTCCCGTCGCAGGAGAACGGGCACGGGGATAG
- a CDS encoding 6-phosphofructokinase — MRLATLTSGGDCPGLNAVIRGIVRTASAEFGSTVVGYEDGWVGLLEDRRVDLYDDEHIDRILLRGGTILGTGRLHPDKFKEGIDQIKENLADAGIDALIPIGGEGTLKGAQWLADNGIPVVGVPKTIDNDVNGTDYTFGFDTAVAVATDAVDRLHTTAESHNRILIVEVMGRHVGWIALHAGMAGGAHYTVIPEVPFNIAEICKAMERRFQMGEKYGIIVVAEGAAPEEGTMELKSGGVDQFGHEIFTGIGQQIADEIHARLGHDVRTTVLGHIQRGGTPTAFDRVLATRYGVRATRAVHEGKFGTCVALDGERIINIPLEEAVGHLKTVPLDRYNTAQAMFG; from the coding sequence ATGCGACTTGCCACCCTCACCTCCGGCGGCGACTGCCCCGGTCTCAACGCCGTCATCCGCGGAATCGTCCGTACCGCCAGCGCCGAGTTCGGCTCGACCGTCGTCGGGTACGAGGACGGCTGGGTCGGCCTCCTGGAGGACCGCCGCGTCGACCTCTACGACGACGAGCACATTGACCGCATCCTCCTGCGCGGCGGCACGATCCTCGGCACCGGCCGCCTCCACCCGGACAAGTTCAAGGAGGGGATCGACCAGATCAAGGAGAACCTCGCCGACGCGGGCATCGACGCACTCATCCCCATCGGCGGCGAGGGCACCCTCAAGGGCGCGCAGTGGCTGGCAGACAACGGCATCCCCGTGGTGGGCGTGCCCAAGACCATCGACAACGACGTCAACGGCACCGACTACACCTTCGGTTTCGACACCGCCGTCGCCGTGGCCACCGATGCCGTCGACCGGCTGCACACCACCGCCGAGTCCCACAACCGCATCCTCATCGTCGAGGTCATGGGCCGCCACGTCGGCTGGATCGCCCTCCACGCCGGCATGGCCGGCGGCGCCCACTACACCGTCATCCCCGAGGTTCCGTTCAACATCGCCGAGATCTGCAAGGCCATGGAACGCCGCTTCCAGATGGGTGAGAAGTACGGCATCATCGTCGTCGCCGAGGGTGCCGCCCCGGAGGAGGGCACCATGGAGCTCAAGTCCGGTGGGGTCGACCAGTTCGGCCACGAGATCTTCACCGGCATCGGTCAGCAGATCGCCGACGAGATCCACGCCCGCCTGGGCCATGACGTGCGCACCACCGTCCTCGGCCACATCCAGCGCGGCGGCACCCCCACCGCCTTCGACCGCGTGCTGGCCACCCGTTACGGCGTGCGCGCGACCCGTGCGGTCCACGAGGGCAAGTTCGGCACCTGTGTGGCGCTCGACGGCGAGCGGATCATCAACATCCCGCTCGAGGAGGCCGTCGGGCACCTCAAGACCGTGCCACTGGACCGCTACAACACCGCGCAGGCGATGTTCGGCTGA
- a CDS encoding PrpF domain-containing protein has product MSIAELPVTLIRGGTSRAAFLRLPDLPESTAERDRLCLNLIGSPDPQAVDGLGGGVSSNSKVMAVGTPSEHPDCPAGVDLVSLFAQVSPTEPTVDWSGNCGNISSAITAFALHRGLLHASGDRLTCRVWNANTDSVLELSHPLVRGRLPDVGDFHLDGVDTDGARIDVRFLHPGGEKSGLILPHGPRTVLPGSELEVSLVDIANPIVMLRAGDVGVDPTRPSAELNADAGLLDRLESIRGEAAVLLGLSGPVLPRVAIIGRGDQVPVIMTSVGRVHHALPATGILALGGAIALGGTVADRPAASETVLRHPKGTVTVSAAVSASGDELEWVALARTARIIMDGTARIPR; this is encoded by the coding sequence ATGAGCATCGCGGAGTTGCCCGTCACCCTCATCCGCGGCGGTACCAGCCGAGCAGCGTTCCTTCGCCTGCCTGACCTGCCGGAATCCACTGCCGAGCGGGACCGGTTGTGCCTGAATCTTATCGGCAGCCCCGATCCGCAGGCCGTCGACGGCCTCGGCGGCGGGGTGTCCTCGAACAGCAAGGTGATGGCCGTGGGCACGCCGTCAGAGCACCCGGACTGTCCCGCCGGCGTGGACCTGGTGAGCCTGTTCGCCCAGGTCTCGCCCACCGAACCCACCGTCGACTGGTCCGGCAACTGCGGCAACATCTCCTCCGCCATCACCGCCTTCGCGCTCCACCGCGGCCTGCTCCACGCTTCCGGTGACCGGCTCACGTGCCGGGTGTGGAACGCCAACACCGACTCTGTCCTGGAGCTCAGCCACCCACTTGTCAGAGGCCGCCTCCCCGACGTCGGCGACTTCCACCTCGACGGTGTGGACACCGACGGCGCGCGTATCGACGTCCGCTTCCTCCACCCCGGCGGAGAGAAGAGCGGGTTGATCCTCCCGCACGGCCCCCGCACCGTGCTGCCCGGCAGCGAGCTGGAGGTCAGCCTCGTGGACATCGCCAATCCGATCGTCATGCTCCGGGCGGGTGATGTCGGCGTGGACCCGACGCGCCCGTCCGCCGAGCTCAACGCCGATGCAGGGCTACTGGACCGCCTCGAGTCGATCCGTGGGGAAGCCGCCGTGCTCCTGGGTCTGAGTGGCCCGGTCCTGCCGCGGGTGGCGATCATCGGCCGCGGCGATCAGGTCCCCGTCATCATGACCTCGGTGGGCCGGGTGCATCACGCCCTGCCCGCCACCGGCATCCTCGCCCTCGGCGGAGCCATCGCCCTGGGTGGGACGGTCGCCGACCGGCCGGCGGCATCGGAGACGGTCCTGCGCCACCCCAAGGGCACGGTGACGGTCTCGGCCGCCGTGTCCGCCTCCGGCGACGAGCTCGAGTGGGTCGCACTGGCCCGGACCGCCCGGATCATCATGGACGGGACGGCACGGATTCCCCGGTGA
- a CDS encoding serine hydrolase domain-containing protein, with protein sequence MTSRRLMSALPVVVAVILPFAVAWSLLVVSQTRLGADATAALRAQGQPDGQVVTFTAGRIDPGQADIRPNEAAYVGSVSKTFTAAMTLRLVDRGVLRIDDPVVTHLPAFRVQGPREETEAITVRMLLEQTSGIPTSAGIADLGERDHVQVSARERVARLAQVPLVPEPGAEFHYSNSNYAVLGQVLAVATGSLYPELLREEVITPLGLTRTNAAGEGYGRDVGCGRLAFFGAGLPLCLPHDPHGVAEGYLVSSPTDLATFVEALRTGPYLTPESRALMLEPSGGREYGAGLFREGDVVHHPGDLTVAHADVGVDVVTGRGTVVLVDQAGQLFDSSAPFRVSQFGEPVSDGGFRVVALVMVGLAAVVALFIAADVLIRRRRTWWSVVLRVVVAVGLPLGLFYAAGRGLGLAGLLPWPLAVAAAPDLLLILAVASIYLLGSAVVFGVSARRVA encoded by the coding sequence CGGCGGCGTTGCGGGCGCAGGGTCAGCCCGATGGCCAGGTGGTGACGTTCACGGCCGGGCGGATCGATCCGGGGCAGGCCGACATCCGCCCGAATGAGGCGGCGTATGTCGGCTCGGTGTCGAAGACCTTCACTGCGGCGATGACGCTGCGGCTGGTGGACCGTGGTGTGCTGCGTATCGACGACCCCGTGGTCACCCACCTGCCCGCCTTCCGCGTGCAGGGCCCGCGGGAGGAGACGGAGGCGATCACGGTGCGGATGCTGCTGGAGCAGACCAGCGGGATCCCCACCTCGGCGGGCATCGCGGATCTCGGGGAGCGTGACCATGTGCAGGTGAGTGCCCGGGAACGGGTAGCCCGGCTGGCGCAGGTGCCCCTGGTGCCGGAACCGGGTGCGGAGTTCCACTACTCCAACTCCAACTACGCCGTCCTGGGGCAGGTGCTGGCGGTGGCGACGGGTTCTCTCTACCCCGAGCTGCTGCGTGAGGAGGTGATCACTCCCCTGGGGCTGACGCGCACGAACGCCGCGGGCGAGGGGTACGGCCGGGATGTCGGGTGTGGTCGGCTGGCGTTCTTCGGTGCGGGGCTGCCGTTGTGCCTGCCGCATGACCCGCACGGGGTCGCGGAGGGCTACCTGGTCTCCTCCCCCACGGATCTGGCCACGTTCGTCGAGGCGTTGCGCACCGGGCCCTACCTCACCCCGGAGTCGAGGGCGCTCATGCTCGAGCCTTCCGGGGGCCGGGAATACGGGGCGGGGCTGTTCCGGGAGGGGGATGTGGTCCATCACCCGGGCGATCTCACAGTGGCACACGCGGACGTCGGGGTGGACGTGGTCACGGGCCGGGGCACGGTCGTGCTGGTGGATCAGGCCGGGCAGCTGTTCGACTCCTCCGCCCCGTTCCGGGTCAGCCAGTTCGGCGAACCGGTCAGCGACGGCGGCTTCCGGGTGGTGGCGCTGGTGATGGTGGGCCTGGCCGCGGTGGTGGCGCTGTTCATCGCCGCTGACGTACTCATCCGCCGGCGGCGTACCTGGTGGTCGGTGGTCCTGCGGGTGGTGGTCGCCGTCGGCCTGCCCCTGGGGCTGTTCTACGCGGCCGGGCGGGGCCTGGGGTTGGCTGGCCTGCTGCCCTGGCCACTGGCGGTGGCGGCCGCACCGGATCTGCTGCTGATCCTGGCGGTGGCGTCGATCTACCTGCTCGGCTCGGCGGTGGTGTTTGGGGTCTCGGCGCGGCGGGTGGCCTGA